One Longimicrobium sp. genomic window, CTATGAGCGCTCCCTTGCAGGAGCTTTCCTCTCCCCCCCAATCGAAGGGAAGAGCGTATGCGGTATTAGCCCGGGTTTCCCCGGGTTATCCCCCACCCACAGGCAGGTTGCTCACGTGTTACGCACCCGTTCGCCACTGAACCAGTCCCGAAGGACTGATCCCGTACGACTTGCATGTGTTAAGCGCGCCGCCAGCGTTCGTCCTGAGCCAGGATCAAACTCTCCATTAGAGAACTCGATTAGCTCGATGAACGAACGACTGTTGTCGTTCATTCGGAATTTCGTGTTGACCATGTCCCGTTTCTCGGCACTGGAGGACACGATGCCTCCAACCGGCCCTAGAGCCGGCGTGCCACGGGGCGCCCTGGTTCAAGCACTCCCACTGACCCGTGTTGTCAAATCTCCGCAGGCCGCTGACCCGCTTCGTCATGGCGTCCGAACCAGTTTCACCCGGTCCGCCGCGTCTGCCCGCCCTCGTTCGAGCGAGCCTTTCAATCTAACCCCGCCGGCTCCTTCCGTCAACCCCCGAAGCGCTTCCGTTTTTTCGACTTCGCTTCGCGAGTCCGTCCGGCTAACTCGTTCAACCTAAACCACTTGCGCTCAGCCGTCAAGGGGCGATTCCTGCTTTTTCGCCCCGAGACCCCTCCGAACGCCGAAGTTCGGGCGGAGCCTTAAAGGATACAACCCCCAAGGCCCCTCGTCAACCCCCCTCCCGGGAATCGACCACACTCCGGTTTCAAGCGGGCGCGAACTATATCAGGGTCCTTCCCGGAGGTCAACCCCCCGTGGCCGGATCGTAGCGCGGGGAAACCACCCGCGAAGCGAGAGCCCCGCGCGGCACAGCCAGCCGCGTGGGGCTCCGGATGACATCTATATATAGGGCCTGCACATAGGGGCGGACGCCCTTGGGGCGGCTACGGCGCTCCCGGCGGCTCGGCCGGACCCTCGCGCAGGCCCTCTTCCAGGCGCTTGAGCCAGGCGGGGCGGACGGCCTTCTCGTCGTCGTACATCCGCCCGACGAACTCGACCAGCCGCTGCAGGCCGCGGCGCTGGGCCGCCTCCGGCATCCCGGCGATCACCTCCAGGAAGAGCATCGCCATGTCGGCTGGGTCCTGCAAGTGGCCCGCCTCCTGGTGCTTGTGCTTCAGGTACCAGTCCTTGAGCTTCTGCCAGTTCCCGTAGGGCTGGGGAAGCTCGCGGACCTCGTGGTAGGCCTTCACCAGATCGTCGACCGAGCTCTTGGAGATGCCGATCTCCCGCGCCAGGTCGCGCAGCGACTGGCGCTTGCGGCGGTGCGCCAGGTACGCGGCCACCGCCTCGAGCTGGATCCGCTCGCTCCACGGGCCGCCCTGCGGCGCGCCCTGGTTCTGTCCGAATTGTCCACTTTGAGGCGTAGTCACGGGAAAACGTACACTCCGCACGAGCGCCGCGCAAGAGGCGTTTGCAGGGAAATTCCGGGGAGAAAGTGGCAGAAGCGGACAAAGCGAACGCCCGCAAGCGCTTAGCGCCTGCGGGGGTTTTCGGCGGCGCGGACGGGCCGCTACCGGTCCGGCGGCCGCACGGCCAGGCCGCGCTCGTCGCGGTAGCCCTGCTCGGCGAGGCGTAAGGCGTCCCAGGCGCGCTGGCCGGCGCGGGCCAGCACCTCGCGCGGGGCCCGTCTGGTGGGCCAGGGGGTGCTGGCGTCGTCGCCGGCCTGGCGCGGGTAGAGGCCCAGGGTGGCGTCGACGATGGCGCGGGCCACCGGGGCGCGCCGGGCCCGGTCCAGGCTCCCCAGCACCTCCAGCGTGCGCAGCGGCCGCTGGGTGAAGGCGTCGGCCAGGAAGGTGGCGTACTCCTCGCGCAGGCGCCCGTCGCCCATGTCCTCCACCTTCGTCAGCAGGCCCGCCAGCGCCGCGTCGTCGCCTTCCTTGACGCCGCGGAAGAGGAGCACGCTGGCCACGCGCGGCCAGTCTCCCGCCCCCTCGGCGAAGGCGGAGCCGAAGAGCTCGCGGTCGAGCCGCTCCAGCAGCACTTCCGTCTCCTGCCCCTCCAGCTCCACCACCAGGGGGTCGCGCGGGGGCGGCGTGCCGGCGGGCCGGCTGCGCGAGGTGCGCGCGGGCGGCGGCTCGGCGGGGGGCAGGTCGTGCCCGCCGACGATCACCACCTCGGTGCCGATCTGCACGTTGTGGTAGAGCCGCAGCGCGTCGGCGTCGGAGAGGCGGATGCAGCCGTGCGAGACGCGCCGGCCCAGCAGCTCGGGCTTGTCGGTGCCGTGGATGGCCAGCCCGTGGCCGATGAAGACGGCCGCGGAGCCCAGCCCCCGCTTGTGGCGCCAGCGCGGGTCGTTGGGCCCGGGCACCGGCAGGTCGTGCTCGACGAACCACCAGTCGGGGGCGATCCAGTCGGGCTCGATCGCCTTGGTGGTGACGTGGAAGGTGCCGTTCGGCGTGTCGAAGTCCCACTCGCCGTCGTCGCCCTCCAGGCTCAGCCCCGTGCCGGTGCCCACCAGCGCCGACCAGAGCACGCGCCGCCCCCTGGCGAAGTACAGCCGGTTGGCGTCGAGGTCGATGACCACCGCGTAGCCGCCGCGCTGCAGCGCCTCGGAGCGCACGCGCAGCCCGCCCTGCGAGGACGACGGGGCCGGCGCCGTGCGCGTGGAGGAGCGGCCGGCCGGCGGGTCGGCGGTGCGGCGGCGCGCCTGGGCCGCCGCGTCGTCCGCGCCGAGCGGGACGGTGCCGAGCGCGGCGAGGGTGGCGACGGCCGCGCGCGCGAAGGTGGAGCGGAACGCGATCATGGGCTTTGCTGCGACTGCGAATGGTCTCCGGACCATGAAAACGGGCGATCCGGGGCATGAGGCAATCCACGTACCCGCGGAGCCGCCCGAGGTTGCGGCGCATGTCGCGGAAGTCGCCCGAGACTTGCGGTCGCCTTCGGCGCGGAGAGATGCGCCATCACCGATCACATGGACGGGGGAAGCATGGACGCGACGGGGCGGAAGGTGATCGTGATCACGGGGGCGAGCGGCGGGATCGGGGCGGCGCTGGCCCGGCACCTGGGGGCGCAGGGGCACGCGCTGGTGCTCGCCGCCCGCCGCGAGGCCGAGCTGGGCGAGGTGGCCCGGGCCGCCGCCGCGGACGCCGTGGCGGTGCCGACGGACGTGACGCGCCGGGCGGAGGTGGAGCGGCTGCGCGACGAGGCCCTGCGCGCCTTCGGGCGGGTGGACGTGTGGATCAACAACGCGGGGCGGGGGATCAGCCGCCCGGTGCTGGAGCTGACGGACCAGGACGTCGACGAGATGATCTCCGTCAACGTGAAGTCCGCCCTCTACGGGATGCAGGCGATTCTTCCGCACTTCCAGGAGCGCGCGGAGGGGCACCTGGTCAACATCTCCTCCTTCCTGGGCCGCGTGCCCGTGGCCACCGTGCGCTCGGCGTACAGCGCCGCCAAGGCCGCGCTCAACTCGCTGACGGCGAACCTGCGCATGGAGCTGCGCGCCCGGTACCCGGGGATCCACGTGTCGCTGGTGATGCCCGGGATCGTGACGACGGACTTCGGGAAGAACGCGCTGGGCTCCACCGGCGGCCCTCCCTCGATCCCCCCCACCGGGCCGATGCAGCCGCAGACGCCGGAAGCGGTCGCGGAGATCATCGCGGCGGTCGTCGAGCGCCCGGTGGCCGAGCTGTACA contains:
- a CDS encoding SDR family oxidoreductase, producing the protein MDATGRKVIVITGASGGIGAALARHLGAQGHALVLAARREAELGEVARAAAADAVAVPTDVTRRAEVERLRDEALRAFGRVDVWINNAGRGISRPVLELTDQDVDEMISVNVKSALYGMQAILPHFQERAEGHLVNISSFLGRVPVATVRSAYSAAKAALNSLTANLRMELRARYPGIHVSLVMPGIVTTDFGKNALGSTGGPPSIPPTGPMQPQTPEAVAEIIAAVVERPVAELYTNPAHPEIARRYYQDVAAFEAGMPAGPPPAAGAAQARR
- a CDS encoding L,D-transpeptidase is translated as MIAFRSTFARAAVATLAALGTVPLGADDAAAQARRRTADPPAGRSSTRTAPAPSSSQGGLRVRSEALQRGGYAVVIDLDANRLYFARGRRVLWSALVGTGTGLSLEGDDGEWDFDTPNGTFHVTTKAIEPDWIAPDWWFVEHDLPVPGPNDPRWRHKRGLGSAAVFIGHGLAIHGTDKPELLGRRVSHGCIRLSDADALRLYHNVQIGTEVVIVGGHDLPPAEPPPARTSRSRPAGTPPPRDPLVVELEGQETEVLLERLDRELFGSAFAEGAGDWPRVASVLLFRGVKEGDDAALAGLLTKVEDMGDGRLREEYATFLADAFTQRPLRTLEVLGSLDRARRAPVARAIVDATLGLYPRQAGDDASTPWPTRRAPREVLARAGQRAWDALRLAEQGYRDERGLAVRPPDR